The Caulobacter sp. FWC26 genome contains a region encoding:
- the trpB gene encoding tryptophan synthase subunit beta, producing the protein MNAPAKPNDYSAYPDAEGRFGGFGGRYVAETLMPLVLDLGKAYADAKADPQFQAQLTSYNTHYAGRPSPLYFAERLTEHFGGAKIYFKRDELNHTGSHKINNALGQILLAMRMGKTRIIAETGAGQHGVATATVCARFGLPCVVYMGATDVERQKPNVFRMNLLGAEVRPVSSGTGTLKDAMNEAMRDWVTNVHDTYYLIGTAAGPHPYPVMVRDFQSVIGAEAREQILEMEGRLPDAVVACIGGGSNAIGLFHPFLGDEGVRLIGVEAAGHGVSTDKHAASLTGGRPGVLHGNRTYLLQDDDGQIIDAHSISAGLDYPGIGPEHAFLHEIGRAEYVSTTDEEALAAFQLCSTLEGIIPALEPAHALARVGEIAQELGKGKIVVMNLCGRGDKDIFTVAEALGRKI; encoded by the coding sequence GTGAACGCTCCTGCGAAACCCAATGACTACTCGGCCTATCCCGATGCGGAGGGCCGCTTTGGCGGGTTCGGCGGCCGCTACGTCGCCGAGACCCTGATGCCGCTGGTCCTCGATCTGGGCAAGGCTTATGCCGACGCCAAGGCCGATCCGCAATTCCAGGCTCAGCTGACCAGCTACAACACCCACTACGCCGGCCGGCCCAGCCCGCTCTATTTCGCCGAGCGCCTGACCGAGCATTTCGGCGGGGCCAAGATCTATTTCAAGCGCGACGAGCTGAACCACACCGGCTCGCACAAGATCAACAACGCTCTGGGCCAGATCCTCTTGGCCATGCGCATGGGCAAGACCCGGATCATCGCCGAGACGGGCGCGGGCCAGCATGGCGTGGCCACCGCCACCGTCTGCGCGCGCTTTGGCCTGCCGTGCGTCGTCTATATGGGCGCCACCGACGTCGAGCGGCAAAAGCCGAACGTCTTCCGCATGAACCTCCTGGGCGCGGAAGTGCGTCCGGTGAGTTCTGGGACGGGCACCCTGAAGGACGCCATGAACGAGGCGATGCGCGATTGGGTGACCAACGTGCATGACACCTACTACCTGATCGGCACGGCGGCTGGCCCGCACCCCTATCCGGTGATGGTCCGCGACTTCCAGAGCGTGATCGGCGCCGAAGCCCGCGAGCAGATCCTGGAGATGGAAGGCCGCCTGCCCGACGCGGTGGTCGCCTGCATTGGCGGCGGCTCCAACGCCATCGGCCTGTTCCACCCGTTCCTCGGCGACGAGGGCGTGCGCCTGATCGGCGTCGAGGCGGCTGGCCACGGCGTGTCGACCGACAAGCACGCCGCCTCGTTGACCGGCGGGCGTCCGGGCGTGCTGCACGGTAATCGCACCTATCTGCTGCAGGACGACGACGGCCAGATCATCGACGCCCACTCGATCTCGGCCGGCCTCGACTATCCGGGCATCGGTCCGGAGCACGCGTTCCTGCACGAGATCGGCCGCGCCGAATATGTCTCGACCACGGACGAGGAGGCCCTGGCGGCCTTCCAGCTGTGCTCGACGCTCGAAGGCATCATCCCGGCGCTGGAACCGGCCCACGCCCTGGCTCGGGTTGGCGAGATCGCCCAGGAGCTGGGCAAGGGCAAGATCGTGGTGATGAATCTCTGCGGTCGCGGCGACAAGGACATCTTCACGGTGGCCGAAGCCCTCGGGCGCAAGATCTAG
- the trpA gene encoding tryptophan synthase subunit alpha: protein MTKDRIDRRFAALKAENRAGFVTYVMAGDPDAVTTLEVLKGLPGAGADLIELGFPFSDPMAEGPTIQRAAQRGLASGMTLQGTLDLVAAFREGDQDTPVILMGYLNPVLNKGFETFAALAARAGVDGLIIVDCPPEEADPLSDALEAEGIALIRLAAPTTDDARLPMVVRRTSGFVYYVSVAGVTGVKSANAAEVAPAVERLRKASGLPVAVGFGIRTPDQAAAVAMVADAAVVGSALVDEIEAAARLNENVTEKVLLKAAELAKAVRSARVGTK, encoded by the coding sequence GTGACCAAAGACCGTATCGACCGCCGCTTTGCGGCGCTGAAGGCCGAAAACCGCGCCGGCTTCGTGACCTATGTCATGGCCGGCGATCCCGACGCCGTCACGACCCTTGAGGTGCTCAAGGGCCTGCCAGGCGCCGGCGCCGATCTGATCGAGCTGGGCTTTCCTTTCTCCGACCCGATGGCTGAAGGCCCGACCATCCAGCGCGCCGCCCAGCGCGGCCTTGCGTCGGGTATGACCCTCCAGGGCACGCTGGACCTCGTGGCCGCCTTCCGCGAAGGCGACCAGGACACGCCGGTCATCCTGATGGGCTATCTGAACCCGGTCCTGAACAAGGGCTTTGAGACCTTCGCAGCACTGGCCGCCCGGGCCGGGGTCGACGGCCTGATCATCGTCGACTGCCCGCCCGAAGAGGCCGATCCGCTGTCGGACGCCTTGGAGGCCGAGGGCATCGCCCTCATTCGCCTGGCGGCTCCGACTACCGATGACGCCCGTCTGCCGATGGTGGTGCGCCGGACCTCTGGCTTTGTCTATTACGTCTCGGTCGCCGGGGTGACCGGCGTGAAGTCGGCGAACGCCGCCGAGGTCGCGCCCGCCGTCGAGCGGCTGCGCAAGGCGTCGGGCCTACCGGTCGCCGTGGGCTTTGGCATCCGCACGCCGGACCAGGCCGCGGCCGTCGCCATGGTGGCCGACGCGGCCGTCGTCGGCTCCGCCCTTGTAGACGAAATCGAGGCTGCGGCGCGGTTGAACGAAAACGTGACCGAGAAGGTTCTTCTAAAAGCGGCGGAGCTGGCTAAGGCTGTGCGTTCGGCGCGAGTCGGGACGAAGTGA
- a CDS encoding acetyl-CoA carboxylase carboxyltransferase subunit beta has product MAMAEPQDPKKGDKKTAERRGGGWLSRIAPGVRGAFAKRETPENLWVKCPDTGEMIFRSDLEAALWVTPAGRHMRIGPEARFKFTFDDGQYEVLPSPSVVEDPLKFSDGKPYKDRLAAARKATGEQDAMAIGYGKVGGVEAVVLVQDFAFMGGSLGMAAGEGFIAAAKAALEREVPLIAFTAAGGARMQEGALSLMQMARTTLAINELKDAALPYVVVLTDPTTGGVTASYAMLGDIHLAEPGALIGFAGPRVIEQTIRETLPPGFQRSEYLVEKGMVDRVTHRKELPEVLGSLLGTLMMGRKRKAA; this is encoded by the coding sequence ATGGCTATGGCTGAACCCCAGGACCCGAAAAAGGGCGACAAGAAAACAGCGGAGCGCCGAGGCGGCGGTTGGCTGTCGCGGATCGCGCCCGGCGTGCGCGGGGCCTTCGCCAAGCGCGAGACGCCCGAGAACCTGTGGGTTAAATGCCCTGACACGGGCGAGATGATCTTCCGCTCCGACCTTGAGGCGGCCCTGTGGGTCACGCCGGCCGGTCGCCACATGCGGATCGGGCCGGAAGCTCGCTTCAAGTTCACCTTCGACGACGGCCAATACGAGGTGCTGCCGAGCCCGTCGGTGGTTGAGGATCCGCTGAAGTTCTCGGACGGCAAGCCCTACAAGGACCGTTTGGCCGCCGCCCGCAAGGCGACGGGCGAACAGGACGCCATGGCCATCGGCTACGGCAAGGTCGGCGGCGTCGAGGCGGTGGTCCTGGTGCAGGACTTCGCCTTCATGGGCGGGTCGCTGGGTATGGCTGCGGGTGAGGGCTTCATCGCCGCCGCCAAGGCCGCGCTGGAGCGTGAAGTGCCGCTGATCGCCTTCACCGCTGCGGGCGGCGCGCGCATGCAGGAAGGCGCGCTGTCGCTGATGCAGATGGCCCGCACGACCCTGGCCATCAACGAGTTGAAGGACGCGGCCCTGCCCTACGTCGTGGTGCTCACCGACCCGACGACCGGCGGCGTCACCGCCTCCTACGCCATGCTGGGCGACATCCACCTGGCTGAGCCGGGCGCCCTGATCGGCTTCGCCGGCCCCCGCGTCATCGAGCAGACCATCCGCGAGACCCTGCCGCCGGGCTTCCAGCGGTCGGAATACCTCGTCGAAAAGGGCATGGTCGACCGGGTCACGCACCGGAAGGAGCTGCCCGAAGTGCTGGGCTCGCTGCTGGGCACCTTGATGATGGGCCGCAAGCGCAAGGCGGCGTAG